The Drosophila yakuba strain Tai18E2 chromosome X, Prin_Dyak_Tai18E2_2.1, whole genome shotgun sequence DNA segment atatctGCAGTCGTAAAAAATATACAGTCTTTACGAAATACAagaaaaagataaaaaagCTTAGTAATCCAGAAGGTACTTTCAAAATCGATTTATATTCGAAATTTagcaattaaagaaattttaaataaacagaTTTCTTTGCAAAACAAATACGCACGCTTATGATTCTTTTCATTTGTGTTCTGAATAATGAATTTCTAAATGGTTTCTAGTATAGGGTACAATTTGTGTCAGCTTAACAAACTGCAATTTCTAGTCATGGAAACATGATGCTCATATACTTTTCACTTTCAGTTCAAATGGCTTTATAACATACGTCATCGGACTCGCTCAGATCGATGTTTCCATTGTCGTCATCATCCAACTGGCGATGTAAGCTTGCAATAGCCTCCATGCCAAAGCGATCCTGAACACTACCACTGTAGCAATCAAAATCATCCGCAGCACACGCTCCATCCGCTGAACCACTTCCCATAGAACCTGTTGAGAGTACATCGGTTAACAATGTGTACAAACATGCTATTAAATCTAATCCACAAAAGGCtatttaaatcaaaacatAATAATACATACTGTTAAAACCCGTTCTTCAGTTGATAGCTAGCAAAAGCGTGTtataacacaaaaaataataacgaAAAGGTAACTTCGGCGAGCCAAAGTTCAAATACCGATGCAgttagaaaagaaaaagtgcAGGTTGCCTTAGACGTCCGATTTTCCCACAATTTGCAATCTTGTCCTAAAATCGCCCTGAAAATTCCCATATAATATAGGCATCGGAAATTATActatgaaaaataatttgctgAACTCCTACAAAACGAATTTACATCGAGTATCGATTTAATAAAGATGACAAatagaaatcaaataaagcaaCTAggttttgaataaaatttaagttacacaaaaaaaaacaacgaagTTTTACCAATTTGGCCAGATTGTCCTATAAATAGTCCGATCGTTCATATGGCAGCTATATGAAATAGTCGTCTGTTCTCGGCTGTTTCGACCTATATACTACCTGCAATAGAAAGAAGACTATGTTTAAAGTTTCAACCAGGTGGCTTCAAAATGGAGTGACTGGTTTGCTTAacgacggacagacagacaaacatACGGACATGCTTATATATACTATACGAGTATCTATCTACTTTACAAGATTGGAATACTCTTTGCGGCGTTGCAAGCGTCTGACCAAATTGATAAGGACCCGCTGCAAGGGTATATCAAGTTAAGTAATTATAAATAGCTTTAAATATCCTTAAACATGCTTCAAATCTACCTTATAGGCGATAAAATAGCTTACAAATTGGATGCTCTTCTTAACTTGCAAACTTAAGCTAATGCAATGACTCGGCACGTGCTATTAATGACTGGTTTTGGCAGATCCGATTAGAATGTGCTTTGCTTCGTGCACAACTTACTAAATTCATTGCTGACCGCCTGGGACATGGCCTCGCTCAGAAGATTATATGAGCTCCTGTGCAGATTTTGCGCCAGATGAGTGGAGTGCTCACCGCCGCTTCCGGCGTGCGATGCGGCGATATGGGTGACATGTTCCGACTGGGAATTGTGTAAACTCTGACCAGATTCGTGGGATGCGTGACGTGAGGCAACATTGGGATTTTGCTTATACTGATGCTGTGTGTTGTATCGATTCGAATCGACGGATACTGTGTGCGGGCCATGATCTAGCGTACTTATGCTCTTCAGCACACAGCAGAAGAATATGAGAGAGTAGTTCCAAATGGTATTCTTTCGCATTGTTAGAATTGTGTGCGGACTTCTTCAATACAAATTATCGCATACGTCTCCTTAAAAACAGTAAAACGGTTCGGTTTCTTTTTAAGTTTACAGATCACATTTGTTGGTCGTGAAAGTCATAGTTTTCAACTGATGATATCCTGCAATGATGTATGAAACAGAGGTCAGGAATGTGGTAGATCTCAACTTAAAAACTAAGTAATACGGTTTTAGAAGTGATCTTTATAACGCATATTCCTATTCTATAAGATTCCATGGTGACCGAAGCGTATAGTACGTAAAgaaaattgattaaataatCAAGCAAATCCAACTGTGTGCGAAAGTATTATTGCATTCGCcaataaataaagatttacTGGGCACAGACTTACGAGGCTGTTATTTGTCGATGAGATTCAGTTTTAGGGGTCTTAAAAGATAACCGCTGAGCGCAAATTTACTGAGAAAGGCAAATATTAGGAAAACGGCGTGAGTAATAAAATGGACAAATTTTTGCTTCGTCGagataaaattattttttggaaaGTTCTTTCAGATTTGGATTTGCGTTTTTGTTAACTAGTGTAAGTTTAGCTGTGGATGCTGTAGAAAACATTTGCGACAGCTAACTAGACTTATACTATGATTATGATCTATCATATCGTACTAATATGCGTTTTACATCCGTGTAATTACAAGGTATCGAGGTATCGTTACAAGGACAGCACATAACGGTACGTTTATATGGCAGCAACAAATGGATTCAAAATCATAGGCAAAGCTTACTGTGtaactgttttcttttttttttttaatattttttaatattagaCATTGATACTATATACGAATGTAGATATGTAAGTTGTGGAAGGCATCAGCATTTGTTTACTTCTAAAAACGCAGAAAACTGGGAATTTCAATAATGTCTGCTCGGATTTGGCTGCGTTATGACTGCACAATTTACAATGTCAAAGCCAAGCACTTAATAACCACACATATGTGGATGCCCAGTGGTAAACTTCCATAAGTTTTTTTTAGAcctcaaataaaaataaaagcactCACACTAAAATTCCCGAGTCAGTTTGGGTTGAACGATGTGACCAGTCGACTGAAAGGTAAAAATACACTCTCACATCTTAGACTACAAACGCTTTTCATGTTAGAGCTATTGGGTTTTTCGCAAAATATGTTAAAGCTTTTGTATACGACATAATCTATCAGCAACAGATATTGGAATAAATATATACGATATAGAAtatttattctatttattattatttatttattcgcttTTTAAGATCGATAGGCTGCATGCAACTACATTCGCTTAGTGGAGACAAGCGGAACGACTGGGATATTTGGGGCATATGAAATCTATATTCCCACTGAACACAATCGACATGCAGAAGTTAATAGAAAATTAAACTTATTCAATTTTAACGATTGAATGCATTGGGTTTctaaaaaattgacaacatacTAACTTTAATAAAATAGCATATCACGCACAGTAGGTAATAACTATTTACTCAAACACGCGTTTATGAAACGCTTAGAAGGGCCAGCATTTATGGCTAACGCGTAgtttaaataacaattgattGCTACAGAAGCTGGCAGCGCGAAAGacaatattaaattttacagTTTAAATGTAGTTGGAAAGCAGACttgaaaaaggcaaaaattcaGTAGTTTT contains these protein-coding regions:
- the LOC6524911 gene encoding stromal interaction molecule homolog isoform X4 yields the protein MRKNTIWNYSLIFFCCVLKSISTLDHGPHTVSVDSNRYNTQHQYKQNPNVASRHASHESGQSLHNSQSEHVTHIAASHAGSGGEHSTHLAQNLHRSSYNLLSEAMSQAVSNEFSSI